From Carassius auratus strain Wakin unplaced genomic scaffold, ASM336829v1 scaf_tig00014168, whole genome shotgun sequence, one genomic window encodes:
- the LOC113074255 gene encoding protein NLRC3-like isoform X1, producing MCHVPVFCWITATVLQDILVKNNGQDIPSTLTEMYIHFLLIQMNMKNQKYDKKQERDRTKLLSSNKEMIFKLAKLAFEQLKEDNIMFYEKDLKACGIDESEESTGLCTEIFKKDSVLHEMKVYYFIHLSVQEFLAALHVFLCYLKQDKDELIFFLENSRPNKKELLYVLLRKAIDKAKESDRGHFDLFLRFLLGISLESNQKLLIGLLDETLNSKNCINKTIQYIKQLQNNDTCPNKSINHFFCILELQDRTLYQQIMKYLRSESGQPKAVSNSNCSALVYVLLMSGEVLDNFDPKMFNKTYVGCRRLVPAVRCCRKALFSDCGLTQQCCETVAVVLQLEDCPLSELDLSHNCNIEAGVKMLSAGLKSPHCHLETLRLAFCHFNQESCMELVSALKNISQHLRELDLSGNDLQESGLYKLLNEMENAKRKLQVLRKVFMMLGIKHNV from the exons ATGTGCCACGTtcccgtcttctgctggatcacAGCTACTGTTCTTCAGGATATTCTTGTCAAAAACAATGGACAGGACATTCCTTCGACCCTCACcgaaatgtacatccacttccttCTGATACAGATGAACATGAAGAACCAGAAGTATGATAAGAAACAGGAAAGAGATCGCACAAAGCTTTTGAGTTCAAACAAAGAAATGATCTTCAAGTTGGCTAAACTGGCATTCGAACAGCTGAAGGAGGATAACATCATGTTCTATGAGAAGGATCTGAAAGCATGCGGCATCGATGAAAGTGAGGAGTCCACAGGATTGTGCACTGAAATCTTCAAGAAGGACTCTGTTTTGCACGAGATGAAGGTGTATTACTTCATACATTTGAGTGTGCAGGAGTTTCTGGCCGCGTTGCACGTGTTCCTCTGCTATTTGAAGCAGGACAAAGATGAGCTGATTTTCTTCCTGGAGAATTCACGTCCTAATAAGAAAGAACTGCTGTATGTTCTGCTGAGGAAGGCAATCGATAAAGCGAAGGAGAGTGACCGAGGGCATTTCGATCTCTTTTTGCGGTTCTTGCTGGGTATTTCTCTTGAGTCCAATCAGAAACTCCTCATCGGCTTGCTGGATGAAACGCTGAACAGTAAAAACTGCATCAATAAAACCATCCAATACATCAAGCAACTGCAAAACAATGACACTTGCCCAAATAAATCCATCAACCACTTCTTTTGCATCCTGGAGCTGCAGGACAGAACTCTGTAccaacaaataatgaaatatctgaGGTCAGAGAGTGGCCAGCCGAAAGCAGTGTCCAACTCCAACTGCTCAGCACTGGTCTATGTGCTTCTGATGTCAGGTGAGGTGCTGGATAACTTTGACCCAAAGATGTTTAACAAAACATATGTAGGATGTAGGAGACTTGTCCCAGCCGTGAGATGCTGTCGAAAAGCTCT GTTTTCAGACTGTGGACTGACACAACAGTGCTGTGAAACAGTGGCTGTGGTTCTTCAGCTAGAGGACTGTCCTCTGAGCGAACTGGACCTGAGTCACAATTGCAACATTGAGGCGGGAGTGAAGATGCTTTCTGCTGGACTGAAGAGCCCACACTGTCATCTGGAGACACTCAG GTTGGCCTTTTGTCATTTCAACCAGGAGAGCTGTATGGAGCTGGTCTCTGCTCTCAAGAATATCTCACAACATCTAAGAGAGCTCGACCTCAGCGGTAATGACCTGCAGGAATCTGGGCTCTATAAGCTCCTGAATGAGATGGAAAATGCAAAGAGAAAACTTCAGGTTCTTAGGAAAGTATTTATGATGCTTGGTATTAAACACAATGTGTGA
- the LOC113074255 gene encoding protein NLRC3-like isoform X2 has translation MCHVPVFCWITATVLQDILVKNNGQDIPSTLTEMYIHFLLIQMNMKNQKYDKKQERDRTKLLSSNKEMIFKLAKLAFEQLKEDNIMFYEKDLKACGIDESEESTGLCTEIFKKDSVLHEMKVYYFIHLSVQEFLAALHVFLCYLKQDKDELIFFLENSRPNKKELLYVLLRKAIDKAKESDRGHFDLFLRFLLGISLESNQKLLIGLLDETLNSKNCINKTIQYIKQLQNNDTCPNKSINHFFCILELQDRTLYQQIMKYLRSESGQPKAVSNSNCSALVYVLLMSGFQTVD, from the exons ATGTGCCACGTtcccgtcttctgctggatcacAGCTACTGTTCTTCAGGATATTCTTGTCAAAAACAATGGACAGGACATTCCTTCGACCCTCACcgaaatgtacatccacttccttCTGATACAGATGAACATGAAGAACCAGAAGTATGATAAGAAACAGGAAAGAGATCGCACAAAGCTTTTGAGTTCAAACAAAGAAATGATCTTCAAGTTGGCTAAACTGGCATTCGAACAGCTGAAGGAGGATAACATCATGTTCTATGAGAAGGATCTGAAAGCATGCGGCATCGATGAAAGTGAGGAGTCCACAGGATTGTGCACTGAAATCTTCAAGAAGGACTCTGTTTTGCACGAGATGAAGGTGTATTACTTCATACATTTGAGTGTGCAGGAGTTTCTGGCCGCGTTGCACGTGTTCCTCTGCTATTTGAAGCAGGACAAAGATGAGCTGATTTTCTTCCTGGAGAATTCACGTCCTAATAAGAAAGAACTGCTGTATGTTCTGCTGAGGAAGGCAATCGATAAAGCGAAGGAGAGTGACCGAGGGCATTTCGATCTCTTTTTGCGGTTCTTGCTGGGTATTTCTCTTGAGTCCAATCAGAAACTCCTCATCGGCTTGCTGGATGAAACGCTGAACAGTAAAAACTGCATCAATAAAACCATCCAATACATCAAGCAACTGCAAAACAATGACACTTGCCCAAATAAATCCATCAACCACTTCTTTTGCATCCTGGAGCTGCAGGACAGAACTCTGTAccaacaaataatgaaatatctgaGGTCAGAGAGTGGCCAGCCGAAAGCAGTGTCCAACTCCAACTGCTCAGCACTGGTCTATGTGCTTCTGATGTCAG GTTTTCAGACTGTGGACTGA
- the LOC113074247 gene encoding NACHT, LRR and PYD domains-containing protein 12-like, with protein MASVPEQLLEAVDELHKNKPKRIKSAVTADEVEKADGEDGSIQTICPSHTSVSVDLNAKAGATVNFPVLTGNVIQGPVIISFNSTTGAFGPQNPPEGQMLQNQEDDILQKILESHKEHIKAKMGCVFEGKKENKTHFSKVYTELFITEGDITEVYDEHEVLKFDRALKAPKFEDTPIDCNNIFRLLKQKEEGNIVLTKGIAGIGKTFSVHKFILDWAEGKANQDVDCVFLLPFREINLIKDDKEISLHKLLLEFYPDLNDVKNTTNFYKKCKLPSYRQAASVGSRLGDITTSSGQSDPS; from the exons ATGGCATCTGTTCCAGAGCAACTTCTGGAAGCAGTGGATGAGTTGcataaaaacaaaccaaagagaATAAAAAGTGCAGTCACGGCTGATGAAGTGGAGAAGGCAGATGGAGAGGATGGGTCAATACAGACGATCTGCCCCTCTCACACTTCAGTCAGTGTTGATTTAAATGCTAAAGCAGGTGCAACTGTAAACTTTCCTGTACTCACTGGAAATGTCATTCAAGGCCCAGTAATCATCAGTTTCAACTCAACCACTGGTGCTTTCg GGCCCCAAAATCCACCTGAAGGACAGATGTTACAGAACCAAG agGATGACATCTTGCAAAAAATCCTGGAAAGCCACAAAGAACACATAAAGGCCAAAATGGGATGTGTGTTTGAGGGCAAAAAGGAGAACAAAACACACTTCAGCAAAGTTTACACTGAACTCTTCATCACTGAAGGGGACATCACAGAAGTCTATGATGAACATGAGGTTCTGAAGTTTGACCGAGCCTTGAAAGCTCCCAAATTTGAGGACACACCGATCGACTGCAACAACATATTCAGATTACTGAAGCAAAAAGAGGAGGGAAACATTGTGTTAACCAAAGGCATCGCTGGCATTGGAAAGACATTCTCCGTGCACAAGTTCATTCTGgattgggccgaaggaaaagccaatcaggatgtggATTGTGTGTTTCTGCTACCATTCAGAGAGATTAACTTGATTAAAGATGATAAAGAGATCAGTCTCCACAAACTTCTGTTGGAATTTTATCCTGATTTGAATGACGTGAAAAACACCACcaacttttataaaaaatgtaaactg ccTAGTTATAGGCAAGCTGCTTCCGTCGGCTCTCGTCTGGGTGACATCACGACCAGCAGCGGCCAATCTGATCCCTCCTGA